In one Pempheris klunzingeri isolate RE-2024b chromosome 8, fPemKlu1.hap1, whole genome shotgun sequence genomic region, the following are encoded:
- the LOC139205633 gene encoding zinc finger protein 569 isoform X3: MDEAAAAATREDGAERRPRSGDTASENDEGQSAEDVDDINQGSLACEDCGLKFTHWEFFKTHLHQHALEEEEEEEEEEEAEAQVVDERNLEAELEDGENLDEDIDADAHGYDMSSSQTQGAGASTMKKLGKVYSCSICGKVYTYLVSFRKHQLLHEKRIPATKNVHNLNQYDCPYCGMSFIRRARLLGHLRTHRSRRSLESKPARCDQCNKDFTSQKSWMVHVDLHRENPFWCLSCAKGFRDEESLDKHLQSHSLRQHHYNTPTGAEPHQCTLCGKSFSHPENLISHRKSHLRVSGMSLGNSAIIAKERIIKKKRLILARGKEDPVMDTDMEELLGKEERVENSETQEPWEDAEFGDHANFEELDCGEPVHHFKLSNPPGSAGPDPPDESKSETVQPLTGQELDESELQENDTYTEHKYWEWECCECDMGFDEVAKLHLHYIKHATGELPIPQDDTED; the protein is encoded by the exons ATGGACGAAGCTGCTGCCGCGGCGACCAGAGAGGACGGAGCCGAGAGGAGACCCCGCAGTGGAGACACAGCATCTGAAAACGACGAGGGCCAGTCGGCGGAGGACGTGGATGACA TCAATCAGGGCAGCCTTGCATGTGAGGATTGTGGACTGAAGTTCACGCACTGGGAATTCTTCAAGACTCACCTGCACCAGCATGCCcttgaagaggaggaggaggaggaggaggaagaagaagcagaagctCAGGTGGTAGACGAGAGGAATCTTGAAGCAGAGCTGGAAGATGGAGAAAACCTAGATGAAGACATAGACGCTGATGCGCATGGTTATGACATGAGTTCATCGCAAACGCAAGGCGCTGGAGCCTCAACGATGAAGAAACTTGGAAAGGTTTATTCTTGCTCCATCTGTGGGAAGGTTTATACGTACTTGGTTTCATTTAGAAAACACCAACTGCTGCATGAAAAACGGATACCTGCAACAAAGAACGTCCACAATTTGAATCAATATGACTGTCCGTACTGTGGGATGTCATTCATCAGGCGAGCACGGCTCCTTGGTCACCTGAGGACTCACAGGTCACGCAGATCACTTGAATCAAAACCCGCCCGATGTGATCAGTGTAACAAAGACTTTACTTCTCAAAAGTCATGGATGGTTCACGTTGATCTCCATAGAGAGAATCCATTTTGGTGTTTGAGTTGTGCCAAAGGGTTTAGAGATGAAGAGTCTCTTGATAAACACCTGCAGAGTCACAGCTTGAGGCAACATCACTACAACACCCCCACTGGAGCAGAACCTCACCAGTGCACACTGTGTGGGAAGAGCTTTTCTCACCCCGAAAATCTAATTTCACACCGAAAAAGTCATCTTAGAGTCAGCGGGATGTCTCTGGGGAATTCTGCGATTATTGCAAAGGAGCGAATCATTAAAAAGAAGAGACTCATTCTGGCCCGTGGTAAAGAGGATCCAGTTATGGATACAGACATGGAGGAGCTGCTAGGAAAGGAAGAACGCGTGGAGAACAGTGAAACTCAAGAGCCATGGGAGGATGCTGAGTTTGGGGATCATGCAAACTTTGAAGAGTTGGATTGTGGGGAGCCTGTGCATCACTTCAAGCTTTCAAATCCTCCCGGATCGGCTGGACCAGATCCGCCCGATGAGTCAAAATCAGAAACCGTGCAGCCGCTGACAGGACAGGAGCTGGACGAGAGCGAGTTACAAGAAAATGACACATACACGGAGCATAAGTATTGGGAGTGGGAGTGTTGTGAATGTGACATGGGCTTTGACGAAGTGGCAAAGCTGCATCTGCAttacataaaacatgctactggGGAGCTGCCGATACCACAGGATGATACTGAGGACTGA
- the LOC139205633 gene encoding zinc finger protein 420 isoform X2, whose product MDEAAAAATREDGAERRPRSGDTASENDEGQSAEDVDDRVGVFCCRDCGEAFREEATYLEHRQQHPQESMFLDDQVDGLNDAEKDNETTNFCTLCSLSFADPSELHSHMENNHGQTSQKESSIQIISGITKQHTYECPECGKCYGVIGHFLNHQRSHRQASKSVFHDLEHLKKKSFQCESCGRNYSRASALDAHRRCHEEKLVKSRNRSSGDAVHTDESQVEAKPIENQADDTPEKLFKCSCGKAFTALLRLKTHQRFSRNSQCSPEEMKEKPKKSCNEFYCSECKKSFNGHIALFNHQRWHANHSNDSAKRFPCEECGKEFMTLTFYYRHQRTAHSDETPAKSFLHQVCQLQKKAFECKDCGLKFSRASALHSHQLHHTDVFRETEKEAQMHTSQLPQQKILETEIKATEQEQVESENMLSTSVAEEDSFANETDEDMESYEPGDFNVQVISASESEDEPIQDPNPDLELLCESDQEVRDDFDSGLSPISVVSKPEMDLKIVQIDFEQVDEHCAPIAREAESKTTGERFDCPECYRWFSSASSLRVHRMWHGIHKRRRQTQVNQGSLACEDCGLKFTHWEFFKTHLHQHALEEEEEEEEEEEAEAQVVDERNLEAELEDGENLDEDIDADAHGYDMSSSQTQGAGASTMKKLGKVYSCSICGKVYTYLVSFRKHQLLHEKRIPATKNVHNLNQYDCPYCGMSFIRRARLLGHLRTHRSRRSLESKPARCDQCNKDFTSQKSWMVHVDLHRENPFWCLSCAKGFRDEESLDKHLQSHSLRQHHYNTPTGAEPHQCTLCGKSFSHPENLISHRKSHLRVSGMSLGNSAIIAKERIIKKKRLILARGKEDPVMDTDMEELLGKEERVENSETQEPWEDAEFGDHANFEELDCGEPVHHFKLSNPPGSAGPDPPDESKSETVQPLTGQELDESELQENDTYTEHKYWEWECCECDMGFDEVAKLHLHYIKHATGELPIPQDDTED is encoded by the exons ATGGACGAAGCTGCTGCCGCGGCGACCAGAGAGGACGGAGCCGAGAGGAGACCCCGCAGTGGAGACACAGCATCTGAAAACGACGAGGGCCAGTCGGCGGAGGACGTGGATGACA GGGTTGGGGTTTTCTGCTGTCGGGATTGCGGAGAAGCTTTCAGAGAGGAGGCAACCTACTTGGAGCATCGACAACAGCATCCGCAAGAAAGCATGTTTTTAGATGACCAGGTTGATGGTTTAAATGATGCAGAAAAGGACAATGAAACCACTAATTTCTGTACTTTATGTTCACTCTCATTTGCTGACCCCAGCGAGCTCCACTCACACATGGAGAATAACCATGGTCAAACCTCCCAAAAGGAGTCTAGTATTCAAATAATTTCTGGGATAACAAAGCAGCACACCTATGAATGTCCAGAGTGTGGGAAATGTTATGGTGTGATCGGACACTTTCTCAACCATCAGCGCTCACACAGACAAGCCTCCAAGTCAGTTTTTCATGACCttgaacatttgaaaaaaaagtcatttcagTGTGAGTCTTGTGGGCGCAATTATTCTCGCGCTTCAGCTCTTGACGCACACCGTCGCTGTCATGAGGAAAAGTTAGTAAAGTCACGAAACAGGAGTTCAGGAGATGCAGTTCATACCGACGAGTCACAAGTTGAAGCCAAACCCATTGAAAACCAGGCAGATGACACTCCTGAAAAACTTTTCAAGTGTTCATGTGGTAAAGCTTTCACTGCACTGTTGCGCCTTAAAACACACCAGCGATTCAGCCGCAACAGTCAATGCTCTCcggaagaaatgaaagaaaaaccaaagaaaagctGCAATGAGTTTTACTGTAGTGAATGTAAGAAGTCTTTCAATGGCCATATTGCCCTTTTCAACCATCAGCGATGGCATGCTAATCACTCGAATGATTCTGCAAAAAGGTTCCCATGTGAAGAGTGTGGAAAAGAGTTTATGACCCTAACGTTCTACTACAGGCATCAGCGCACGGCGCACAGTGACGAGACTCCAGCCAAGTCGTTTCTTCATCAAGTGTGTCAGCTGCAGAAGAAAGCGTTTGAATGTAAAGATTGTGGGCTCAAGTTTTCCAGGGCTTCAGCGCTTCACTCCCATCAGCTTCATCACACGGATGTTTTCAGAGAAACTGAAAAGGAGGCCCAGATGCACACCTCTCAGCTACCTCAACAGAAGATTTTGGAAACCGAAATAAAAGCGACTGAGCAAGAACAAGTGGAGTCTGAGAATATGCTCTCTACCAGCGTTGCTGAAGAAGACTCCTTTGCAAATGAGACTGATGAAGACATGGAGAGCTATGAACCTGGTGACTTTAATGTGCAGGTGATCAGTGCAAGTGAATCTGAGGACGAGCCCATCCAAGACCCGAATCCTGAtctggagctgctgtgtgaatCAGATCAGGAAGTAAGAGATGACTTTGACTCCGGACTGTCCCCCATTAGTGTTGTTTCGAAACCAGAGATGGATTTGAAGATTGTGCAGATTGACTTTGAGCAAGTCGACGAGCATTGTGCACCGATAGCAAGGGAAGCTGAGAGTAAAACTACAGGGGAGAGATTTGATTGTCCAGAGTGTTACCGCTGGTTTTCTAGTGCTTCATCACTGCGCGTTCACAGAATGTGGCACGGCATTCATAAGAGGAGACGGCAGACTCAAG TCAATCAGGGCAGCCTTGCATGTGAGGATTGTGGACTGAAGTTCACGCACTGGGAATTCTTCAAGACTCACCTGCACCAGCATGCCcttgaagaggaggaggaggaggaggaggaagaagaagcagaagctCAGGTGGTAGACGAGAGGAATCTTGAAGCAGAGCTGGAAGATGGAGAAAACCTAGATGAAGACATAGACGCTGATGCGCATGGTTATGACATGAGTTCATCGCAAACGCAAGGCGCTGGAGCCTCAACGATGAAGAAACTTGGAAAGGTTTATTCTTGCTCCATCTGTGGGAAGGTTTATACGTACTTGGTTTCATTTAGAAAACACCAACTGCTGCATGAAAAACGGATACCTGCAACAAAGAACGTCCACAATTTGAATCAATATGACTGTCCGTACTGTGGGATGTCATTCATCAGGCGAGCACGGCTCCTTGGTCACCTGAGGACTCACAGGTCACGCAGATCACTTGAATCAAAACCCGCCCGATGTGATCAGTGTAACAAAGACTTTACTTCTCAAAAGTCATGGATGGTTCACGTTGATCTCCATAGAGAGAATCCATTTTGGTGTTTGAGTTGTGCCAAAGGGTTTAGAGATGAAGAGTCTCTTGATAAACACCTGCAGAGTCACAGCTTGAGGCAACATCACTACAACACCCCCACTGGAGCAGAACCTCACCAGTGCACACTGTGTGGGAAGAGCTTTTCTCACCCCGAAAATCTAATTTCACACCGAAAAAGTCATCTTAGAGTCAGCGGGATGTCTCTGGGGAATTCTGCGATTATTGCAAAGGAGCGAATCATTAAAAAGAAGAGACTCATTCTGGCCCGTGGTAAAGAGGATCCAGTTATGGATACAGACATGGAGGAGCTGCTAGGAAAGGAAGAACGCGTGGAGAACAGTGAAACTCAAGAGCCATGGGAGGATGCTGAGTTTGGGGATCATGCAAACTTTGAAGAGTTGGATTGTGGGGAGCCTGTGCATCACTTCAAGCTTTCAAATCCTCCCGGATCGGCTGGACCAGATCCGCCCGATGAGTCAAAATCAGAAACCGTGCAGCCGCTGACAGGACAGGAGCTGGACGAGAGCGAGTTACAAGAAAATGACACATACACGGAGCATAAGTATTGGGAGTGGGAGTGTTGTGAATGTGACATGGGCTTTGACGAAGTGGCAAAGCTGCATCTGCAttacataaaacatgctactggGGAGCTGCCGATACCACAGGATGATACTGAGGACTGA
- the LOC139205633 gene encoding zinc finger protein 91 isoform X1 — MDEAAAAATREDGAERRPRSGDTASENDEGQSAEDVDDRVGVFCCRDCGEAFREEATYLEHRQQHPQESMFLDDQVDGLNDAEKDNETTNFCTLCSLSFADPSELHSHMENNHGQTSQKESSIQIISGITKQHTYECPECGKCYGVIGHFLNHQRSHRQASKSVFHDLEHLKKKSFQCESCGRNYSRASALDAHRRCHEEKLVKSRNRSSGDAVHTDESQVEAKPIENQADDTPEKLFKCSCGKAFTALLRLKTHQRFSRNSQCSPEEMKEKPKKSCNEFYCSECKKSFNGHIALFNHQRWHANHSNDSAKRFPCEECGKEFMTLTFYYRHQRTAHSDETPAKSFLHQVCQLQKKAFECKDCGLKFSRASALHSHQLHHTDVFRETEKEAQMHTSQLPQQKILETEIKATEQEQVESENMLSTSVAEEDSFANETDEDMESYEPGDFNVQVISASESEDEPIQDPNPDLELLCESDQEVRDDFDSGLSPISVVSKPEMDLKIVQIDFEQVDEHCAPIAREAESKTTGERFDCPECYRWFSSASSLRVHRMWHGIHKRRRQTQGQSVAVYTCDTCGHEASSYAAHCSHIQQHRNKITSHDVLHQAGGLEKKSLTCNECGKCFSRLSALVSHQLHHPKRKQFQCPDCMMSYSHATSLFNHMKNCPAQKKENISGLKKEYNPKKTLLGPKIYHCEKCGKGFWSLGAYSHHKQSQTQCADLRIRKGVAGSLHSVNGQPRSSLKVACPVCGRKFRHKGIMALHMRKHENGNHKCELCNRSFRLFSSLLRHQVVHSDQLPPPIKSFQHQVEQLKKNTYSCPDCGKLFSRAKALQFHMKSHGYETGHSPSSPRSTVTLEDLQCATCRAHFNNKASLRAHQKLCIKRDSQADCKTEFSENSAPQKLHRDVMDVSKRESSEQITVKTEIKDEMDSGEIENQTAAGNSENPSATDLKYKCTKCDRSFSVIGALNFHKRVHAEGYKPVEKLAISIRLKKSKQEESSKGLFHCTECGRRFRSNSALGSHKRWHKDKKWSRSLLKDDDLKSVGHKAEGGPFQCHKCGKQFFNHCVLQRHQMFNPHCQIKTGPEPDVNKSAESSSSTLEKSEFLCPESTKTFVQGSPLATHSENEHSQALEAADQGDGLTLAEQDLEQADASFSGSESMSSTLKSKAHQCPLCSLTFTKARGLRAHKWQAHSKGKGKNEVPLSLKTESVASSSEVKKTEDSPAVNNATVTVKSSLDNGAKKKMRSDLLPVKYVSCLDCGEQFSSTGALLAHKKVCLEVKLESKQEMQTTAEVSPTLSRLSEHTAICLFKCDKCGKAFQTEEQLRTHKTKAKSRPYCCALCCHGFWTENQLQQHLAWHDEVRCRLPNEVRYRLSAAMTSKPLQPNIPSADTRVKSLPPPTLNPDSQSQSSHKCQHCGKAFLSPTALQKHATQHCSNDSYHCSICPRTFSEIQDLIDHHQECIGDYKRQSDAPAAVSSGDTNGLTCLECGTTFCQETDLHQHYIEHARGVY, encoded by the exons ATGGACGAAGCTGCTGCCGCGGCGACCAGAGAGGACGGAGCCGAGAGGAGACCCCGCAGTGGAGACACAGCATCTGAAAACGACGAGGGCCAGTCGGCGGAGGACGTGGATGACA GGGTTGGGGTTTTCTGCTGTCGGGATTGCGGAGAAGCTTTCAGAGAGGAGGCAACCTACTTGGAGCATCGACAACAGCATCCGCAAGAAAGCATGTTTTTAGATGACCAGGTTGATGGTTTAAATGATGCAGAAAAGGACAATGAAACCACTAATTTCTGTACTTTATGTTCACTCTCATTTGCTGACCCCAGCGAGCTCCACTCACACATGGAGAATAACCATGGTCAAACCTCCCAAAAGGAGTCTAGTATTCAAATAATTTCTGGGATAACAAAGCAGCACACCTATGAATGTCCAGAGTGTGGGAAATGTTATGGTGTGATCGGACACTTTCTCAACCATCAGCGCTCACACAGACAAGCCTCCAAGTCAGTTTTTCATGACCttgaacatttgaaaaaaaagtcatttcagTGTGAGTCTTGTGGGCGCAATTATTCTCGCGCTTCAGCTCTTGACGCACACCGTCGCTGTCATGAGGAAAAGTTAGTAAAGTCACGAAACAGGAGTTCAGGAGATGCAGTTCATACCGACGAGTCACAAGTTGAAGCCAAACCCATTGAAAACCAGGCAGATGACACTCCTGAAAAACTTTTCAAGTGTTCATGTGGTAAAGCTTTCACTGCACTGTTGCGCCTTAAAACACACCAGCGATTCAGCCGCAACAGTCAATGCTCTCcggaagaaatgaaagaaaaaccaaagaaaagctGCAATGAGTTTTACTGTAGTGAATGTAAGAAGTCTTTCAATGGCCATATTGCCCTTTTCAACCATCAGCGATGGCATGCTAATCACTCGAATGATTCTGCAAAAAGGTTCCCATGTGAAGAGTGTGGAAAAGAGTTTATGACCCTAACGTTCTACTACAGGCATCAGCGCACGGCGCACAGTGACGAGACTCCAGCCAAGTCGTTTCTTCATCAAGTGTGTCAGCTGCAGAAGAAAGCGTTTGAATGTAAAGATTGTGGGCTCAAGTTTTCCAGGGCTTCAGCGCTTCACTCCCATCAGCTTCATCACACGGATGTTTTCAGAGAAACTGAAAAGGAGGCCCAGATGCACACCTCTCAGCTACCTCAACAGAAGATTTTGGAAACCGAAATAAAAGCGACTGAGCAAGAACAAGTGGAGTCTGAGAATATGCTCTCTACCAGCGTTGCTGAAGAAGACTCCTTTGCAAATGAGACTGATGAAGACATGGAGAGCTATGAACCTGGTGACTTTAATGTGCAGGTGATCAGTGCAAGTGAATCTGAGGACGAGCCCATCCAAGACCCGAATCCTGAtctggagctgctgtgtgaatCAGATCAGGAAGTAAGAGATGACTTTGACTCCGGACTGTCCCCCATTAGTGTTGTTTCGAAACCAGAGATGGATTTGAAGATTGTGCAGATTGACTTTGAGCAAGTCGACGAGCATTGTGCACCGATAGCAAGGGAAGCTGAGAGTAAAACTACAGGGGAGAGATTTGATTGTCCAGAGTGTTACCGCTGGTTTTCTAGTGCTTCATCACTGCGCGTTCACAGAATGTGGCACGGCATTCATAAGAGGAGACGGCAGACTCAAGGTCAGTCAGTGGCCGTTtacacatgtgacacatgtGGCCATGAAGCCAGTAGCTATGCAGCACACTGTAGTcacatacaacaacacaggaaTAAAATCACAAGCCATGATGTATTGCACCAGGCAGGGGGATTAGAGAAGAAAAGTTTGACATGCAATGAGTGTGGTAAATGCTTCTCACGTTTGTCTGCTTTAGTCTCTCATCAGTTGCATCATCCCAAAAGAAAACAATTCCAATGCCCAGACTGCATGATGTCTTATTCGCATGCCACTAGCTTGTTTAACCATATGAAAAACTGCCCTGcacaaaagaaggaaaacatttcAGGCCTTAAGAAAGAGTACAATCCAAAGAAAACCCTTCTTGGCCCAAAGATTTATCATTGTGAAAAGTGCGGGAAGGGTTTTTGGTCTCTTGGAGCTTACTCCCACCACAAGCAAAGTCAGACTCAGTGTGCAGATTTGAGGATCAGAAAAGGTGTTGCAGGATCTTTGCACTCTGTTAATGGACAGCCACGCTCCAGTCTTAAGGTTGCATGTCCAGTGTGCGGTAGGAAGTTCCGTCACAAGGGCATTATGGCATTGCATATGCgaaaacatgaaaatggaaATCACAAATGTGAACTCTGCAACAGGTCATTCCGTCTCTTTTCCAGCCTCCTCAGACACCAGGTTGTGCATAGTGACCAGCTCCCACCACCTATTAAGTCTTTTCAGCATCAGGTTGAGCAGCTAAAAAAGAACACATACAGCTGTCCTGACTGCGGGAAGCTGTTTTCACGGGCCAAAGCACTTCAGTTTCACATGAAAAGCCATGGGTACGAGACTGGGCACTCGCCATCATCACCAAGGTCTACTGTCACGCTGGAGGATCTCCAATGTGCAACTTGCCGCgcacatttcaacaacaaggcCTCTTTGAGGGCTCATCAAAAGCTTTGCATTAAAAGAGATAGTCAAGCAGATTGTAAGACAGAATTCTCAGAAAATAGTGCTCCTCAAAAATTGCACAGGGATGTTATGGATGTCAGCAAAAGGGAAAGCTCTGAGCAAATAACAGTGAAGACTGAAATAAAGGATGAAATGGACAGTGGGGAGATTGAAAATCAAACAGCTGCAGGCAACTCAGAAAACCCAAGTGCAACTGATTTGAAATACAAATGCACAAAGTGTGACAGAAGTTTTTCAGTGATAGGAGCTTTGAATTTTCATAAAAGAGTTCATGCTGAGGGTTACAAACCTGTAGAAAAATTGGCCATCTCTATAAGGCTAAAGAAATCTAAACAGGAAGAGTCAAGTAAAGGACTATTTCACTGCACTGAATGTGGAAGGCGATTCAGGTCCAACTCTGCCCTCGGCTCCCACAAACGATGgcacaaagacaagaaatgGTCACGGTCCTTGCTAAAAGATGATGATTTGAAATCTGTTGGCCACAAGGCGGAGGGCGGACCTTTCCAGTGCCACAAATGtggaaaacagttttttaacCATTGTGTTCTTCAGCGTCACCAGATGTTTAATCCTCATTGTCAAATCAAAACTGGGCCAGAGCCTGATGTTAACAAAAGTgcggagagcagcagcagcaccctggAAAAATCTGAGTTTTTGTGTCCAGAATCTACTAAAACATTTGTTCAAGGTTCACCTTTAGCCACCCACTCTGAAAATGAACACAGTCAGGCTTTGGAAGCTGCAGATCAAGGTGACGGGCTCACCTTGGCAGAGCAGGACCTGGAACAGGCTGATGCCAGCTTCAGTGGGAGTGAGTCCATGTCATCAACACTGAAGTCTAAAGCTCACCAGTGTCCCCTCTGCTCTTTGACTTTTACTAAAGCAAGAGGTTTGCGTGCCCATAAGTGGCAGGCTCACTCAAAgggaaaaggcaaaaatgaGGTTCCTTTGAGTTTAAAAACTGAGTCCGTTGCCTCAAGCAGTGAagtgaaaaagacagaagattCACCAGCTGTAAACAACGCTACGGTGACAGTGAAAAGTAGCCTTGATAACGgagcaaagaagaaaatgagatCAGACCTCCTGCCCGTTAAATATGTTTCATGCCTTGACTGTGGGGAGCAGTTCAGCTCTACCGGGGCCCTCCTTGCCCATAAGAAAGTATGCCTTGAGGTGAAGCTTGAGTCTAAACAGGAGATGCAAACTACAGCCGAGGTTTCCCCAACTCTTAGCCGTCTGTCAGAGCATACAGCCATATGCCTCTTCAAGTGTGATAagtgtgggaaagctttccAAACAGAGGAACAATTAAGAACCCATAAGACCAAGGCAAAGAGTCGGCCTTATTGTTGCGCCCTGTGCTGCCACGGTTTTTGGACTGAGAATCAGCTACAGCAACACCTCGCCTGGCATGATGAAGTCCGCTGTCGTCTCCCGAATGAGGTTCGCTACAGGCTCAGTGCTGCTATGACCTCAAAACCTCTACAACCCAACATCCCCTCTGCTGACACCAGAGTGAAGTCCCTCCCACCCCCCACACTGAACCCAGACAGCCAGTCACAAAGTAGCCATAAGTGCCAACATTGTGGCAAAGCCTTTCTTTCACCAACTGCATTACAAAAACACGCAACTCAGCACTGTAGCAATGACTCGTATCATTGCTCCATTTGCCCCAGGACCTTCAGTGAAATACAGGACCTTATCGACCATCACCAGGAATGTATCGGTGATTACAAAAGGCAGAGTGATGCCCCCGCTGCTGTCTCATCAGGAGATACTAATGGCCTTACTTGCCTTGAATGTGGAACTACTTTTTGTCAAGAAACTGATTTGCACCAGCACTATATTGAACATGCCCGAGGAGTGTATTAG